Sequence from the Gordonia crocea genome:
CCGGGCCGGGCGCCTGGTCGGCCCGGAGGACGACATCCTGTCCGACGACTACGAGCAGATGTTGGCCACCGACGTCGGCGTCGACGGGGCGGGCGCGTCGGCCGAAGAGGCGGCCGTGCACATCATCGAGGACGAGTAATCGCCAGACCGCAACTGGTCTGACCACTTGACAGGAAGACCATCTGGGCGCATTCTTGCGCCGTGACCTTCCAACCCGTCGTCCGACGCTCGGTCTCCGAGGACGTGTACGACCAGATCGCCGCCCGGGTGGTCAGCGGCTCGCTGCCCGCCGGCGACCCGCTGCCCAGCGAACGCGACCTGGCCGCCGCACTCGGGGTCTCCCGCCCCGCGGTGCGTGAGGCACTGCAGCGGCTCGACGCCTCGGGGCTCGTCCACATCCGCCAGGGCGGCGCGACGACGGTCCGCGACATCCGCCGCGACGGCGGCCTCGACGTGCTCCCGCTGCTGTTGGTCGCCGACGGCGGTCTCGACCTGGGCGTGGCGCGGTCGGTGGTGGAAGCCCGCGCGGACATCGCGCCCATCGTGGCCGGACTCGCCGCGGCACGGATGACCGGCGCGGCCCTCGACGCGGTGGCCGACCAGGTCGGGCGGATCGCCGCCGAGCGCGACCCGCTGAACCTGCAACGACTGGCGCTGCAGTTCTGGGACCTTGTCGTCGACGGGGCCGACTCCCTCGCCTACCGCCTGATGTTCAACAGTCTGCGCGCCGCCTACGAGCCCGCCCTGCCCGCGCTGTCGGCGGTGATGGCCGGCGAAGTCGGCCAGGTTGACGCCTACCGGACGCTGCTCGCGGCGCTGCGCGACCACGACCCGACTGCCGCCCGGCGCGCCGCCGACGATCTGCTCGCGCCGAGCACCTCAGCCCTGCTGGCCGTGTTTACCGCGGCCCAGTCCCCCAGCTCTGGAGGAACCGATGTCCACTGATCACGCCACCGCCCCCGCCAAAACCCGTCGGAAGCGGCCCACAATCACCACGCTGCGCGCCGCGTTCATCGAATTCTGGCGCCACCCGTCGCCGTGGATGATCGCGGTGCCGTTGGTCGGCGCCGCGGCCACGCGGCTCGCGCTGGGCGACTGGCAGTGGACCGACGCCCTCGTCGTGGCGGTCCTGCTGGCGGTGTCGCCGCTGGTCGAATGGCTCATCCACGTCGGCATCCTGCATTGGCGGCCGCGCCAGCTCGGCGGCATCACCATCGACTGGGTCCTCCCCCGCGACCACCGTCGCCACCACCGCGACCCCCGCGACATCCCGCTCATCTTCATCCCCTGGCCGGTGCTCGTCGGGCTGTTGCCCGTCCTGACCGTCCTCGGCCTGTTCGCCTTCCCGCGGCTGGCACTGGGCATGACCTTCCTGCTGACCGTGACGGCCTTCCTGATGTTCTACGAGTGGACGCACTACCTGATCCACACCGATTACAAGCCCCGTCACCGCCCCTACCGCGCGGTGTACCGCAACCATCGGTTCCACCACTTCAAGAACGAGCACTACTGGTACACGGTGACGAGTTCGGGCACCGCCGACCGTCTGCTCGGCACCTACCCCGACCCGACACAGGTGACGACCTCGAAAACGGCCAAGAATCTCCACGGGTCCACCTGAGTCCGCTACGGCGCGCCGCAGACCTTCCAGGCGCCGCCCTCCTTGCGCAGACCGAGGTTCCGCGTCGCGCCCGACCCGGTGAACCGCAAGGTGGCGCTGGCGGTATCGCCGTCGACCCGGACGTCGGCCACCTCGAAGCGCCGTCGCGGAGCTGCCGTGTCGGCACTGCCCGGCTTCGTCGGACCCGCCGCGTCCCGAAATGCCGTCGCCCGTTCCGTGCACATCATCCCCGCGGCCGCACTCACGTCGTCGCGCTCGATCGCGTCGGCGAACGCGTAGGTCGCCGTGGTGATCTCGTCACGGTCGGACGTGTGGAACACGAGGAACAATCCGACGGCGACCGACGCCACGACCACGAGCAGTACCACCGGCAAACCCACCACCAACCACATCCGGCGCTTCCGCGTCGCCACTGGCGGGATGGCCCCCGGTTGCGGCGGGTAGAAACCCGGAGCCTGCTGCGGTGGCCCGAACTGGGGCGGACCAAACGAGGGCGGACCAAACGAAGGCGGCCCGAACTGGGGCGTCGACATCATTCCACCTCGAATCGGACCATTAGGTTGTGGTCGAGTAACTCCGCGAACGGTTTCGGTTCGTCTGGTTCGTCGTACCGGTAGACCGCCACGCCCGTGGCGGTGGGCAGATCCGGCGAAATGCAGAGGCGGACACCGCTATAGGTCTCGGTGATCACGAGCAAACGGTCGGCCGGCGGTGCCCCCTCCCAGTCACCCTCGTCGGCGTCGTACTCCAGCGCCGCCGCGAGCGTGCCCAGTCCAGCGACGGCCGGAAGGCCGAACGACCGCTCGTCGGGTGCGGTGAAGGCACCGTGTACACCGCGGTAGAAGTCGATGACCGCTGCCGGCGCGGCCGACCACAGCTCCGGCTCGGCCGGCTGCAGTTCGGGGGTTGGCGGCGCGCCGACCCACACGGCCGGGACGCGCACCCCCGGGTCATCGGCATCGAGTCCGGCGCGATCGACGTACTCCACCGCGTAGACCAGAACCGGCTCGCCGGCCCGTTCGCCGACCCAGACATCGGTCAGCGATTCCTGCAGGACCGCCCAGAAGCCGGGCATCACCTCGGCCACACCGGTCTGCCACAAGGCCAGTGCCGCGGCGACCCGCTCGCCGGGAGTCGAGCCCACGGCGACGGTGCGCCAGCGCGCCGGGACCGACGGCGACTCGGCCGCCACCCGTGTCACCGGTCGCCCACGGCTGAACTGCGCCTCTAACTCGACGTCGGAAATACTCATATCTCGATCCCCAAACTCTCCAGAATCTGTTTAATGATCTCGGTCAATTGGGCCACCACGCGCAGTTCGAGTTCTTGCTGCTCCTGCACCCAGTTCGGATCCGCCCCGGTGACGACCGCCGCCTCCCCGGCCTGCTTGGACCGGTTGGCCTTCGGGGACAACCATTGCAGGTTCATCGGCGAATGGGCCACCTGGTACATGTAGCGCGGCGGCAGCTTGACAAAGCCTGGAATGTAGAACAGCCGGGCCAGCGGAACGATGTGATCGGCCTCCACCTTGGGAGTGCCGTCGTCATTGGTCCCGATGGTCCGACCATCCTCGGGCGGATACGCCGGATCGGGCGACTCCGCCTCCGGCCAGTTCTTTGATTGCAGTGCGATATTGCCGAGCTGCTTCTGATCCGGCGCGGTGTCACGCAGCGCCTCGTACAGCGGGCGGCCCGGTTCCCACACCTTCGTCTTCGCGTTGCCCTTGATGGCCGGATACGACGGGGGCGCCTGCCCGTTGAGCGCCGCCTGTCCTCGTTTGAGCCGATCCTCGGTTTGCGGCTTTGGTTTCATCAGCTTCCCGCCAGCCGACAACCGATTTGTGGCGGCCGCACAGGAGCCGAGATTGGCCATCGCCGCATTCTTCTTGGCGTTCAGCGCGGCCGCCTCCTGGTCATAGGCGGTGGCGGCGGCCTGCTGTTGGGGAACGATGAAGTGGTGGGGTTTGGCGTTGTGGACCTTGATCTCGACTGCAACGCCCTGCACTGTCGAGACCTGCACCGGGCAGGACTCGACCAAAGCCGGCGGCGGGGCGGCCGCACCCGGATCCGCCCGGACCTCGGCCGCGCCGAACGGGCCGCCGGCAATGGTGATCGCGGCGAGGGCGACCACCATCCCCCTCGACCACCGTGCCCGCCAGCGCCGACCCGGTTCCGTTGACGGGGTGGTTCGAACGGCCGGTTCGGTTCGCACGTCGATCTCCTCGGTTCAGGTCGCGAGCGGCGCCCGCGGGGTGAGCCCGGCAAACGCTACGCCCGATCCCGCCGCGGCATCGCCGCCGTTAAGTCGGATAGCCGACGCCGCCGCGACGGCAGAACCTGTTGTCCACAGATGGTTTGCCGACCACCGGAGACGTCGGAAACCAGTCGGACCGCCGTTAGCCGACATATGGCACACCCCGCGAGTGCTGCTTAGGTCCGTTAAGGGTCACCGGCTACCCTGACACGTTGTGACTGTGAGCTCGACGACGACGGCCGCCGGCGGTCCCTCCGGGGAACCCGGCTCGAAACCGTCGGGCGGCAAGCCCATCGCCTACCGCCACGACCTGGATGGATTGCGCGGATTGGCGATTGCGTTGGTCGCGATCTTCCACGTCTGGTTCGGCCGCGTCTCCGGCGGCGTCGACGTCTTCCTCACCCTGTCCGGGTACTTCTTCGTCGCCTCGCTGCTCAAGCACGTCACCGCCACCAACCCGAGCACGGCGACCTGGCGCGAGGCGCTCAACCCGTGGCCGCGGTTGTCGCGCCTGCTGCGCCGCCTGCTCCCGGCGCTCTACCTGGTGCTGGCCGGCGTCGTCCTGCTCTGCTGGCAACTGATGCCCAGCACCCGCCTCGGCCCGCTCGGCCAAGAGGTGATCGCCTCGGCGCTGTACTACCAGAACTACCTCCTGGCCCTGAACTCGCAGAACTACGGCGCCGCCACGTCGGCCGCCAGCCCGATGCAGCACCTGTGGTCGATGTCGATGCAGGGCCAATTCTTCTTCGCCACCCTGTTCGCCGCACTCGCCCTCGGCGGTTTGCTCAAGTTCGCCGCCCGCTTCGACCGCCGGTTCGGCGATCCGAAGACGATCCGCGTGATCTTCGGCGTCTGCCTGTTGGCCGTGGCGCTGCTGTCCTTCGCGTGGGCGAACTATCGCCACGCGGTCAACCAGCCGGTCAACTACTACGACACCCTGGCCCGACTGTGGGAACCGCTGGCCGGAGCCCTCCTGGCGATCTGGATGCCGAAGCTGGTGATGAGCCGCGCCGTGCGCAACACCCTCACCATCGTCGCCCTCCTGCTGATCATCACATCGGGGTGGTGGATCCAGGGCGTCCAGGAGTACCCCGGCGCCCTGGCCCTGGTCCCCGCCGGTTCCACCCTGCTGATCATCTGGACCGGCTCGGCGGCCACCCGCCCGGCCACCGCCCCCGCCATCGACGTCCACGACAACCGTGACGTCAACGGCCTCATGGCGCAGCCGTCAATGATGTGGCTGGGCAACATCGCCTACTCGCTCTACCTCATCCACTGGCCGCTGCTGATCTTCTTCCTCACCTGGCGCATCAAGGACAAGGCGACCTTCGCCGAGGGCACCGCCATCCTGGCCGTGTCGGTGTTGCTGGCCTGGCTGGTCACCCGCTACGTGGAGACGCCGCTGCGGGCCGGACGCGGACTCGACTTCTCCAAGCAGTATCGGCGCATCCTCGTCGTCGGCCTGGTCATCGTCACCATCGTCGCGGGCACCACGTCGGCGGTCTGGGTCCAACGCCAAAAGAACCTGCACGTGGACACGATGAACCTCGACCCGCGGTTGTACCCGGGCGGGCTGGCGTTCCTGTGGGGCGTGCCGGCGCCGCACGTCCCGCCGCAACCCGAGCTCGGCGCGGCCTACATGGACCGCGGCCCGACGTGGGACAACCCGCCGAACCAGAAGATCACCAGTTGGAACGACGACACCGTGAGGGTGGGCGTCTTCGGCGACACGACGGCGACGCGCACGATCGCGGTCGCCGGCGGATCGCACGCCGACATGTGGATCCCCGCCCTCGACGTCCTGGGCCGCAAGCACCACTTCCGGGTGACCACCTACGTCAAGGTCGGCTGCGCGCTGGTCAAGACGCACGTGTTCAAGTGGTACGGAAAGGAACGCCCCGACTGCAACCGGTGGGCCGCCAAGGTCATGAAGCAGTTGGCGCAGGACAAACCCGACGTGGTCTTCACCAACAGCACACGCCCCACCGAGGAAGAGGACCACCGTCCGGGCGACTACGTGCCGCACGACTACGTCGAGATCTTCGACGACTTCACGGCCCGCGGCCAGAAGGTGATCGCCATGCGCGATACCCCGTGGACCCATCTGGAGAACGACTGGAACCCGCCGGAATGCCTCGCCACCGGCCGCAAGCCGCAGGTCTGCGGGGTCAAACAATCCGTTGCGCTCGCGCCGACCGACCCGGCGAAGACCATTGCCGCCCAGTTCCCCGGCATCACCTTCCTCGACTACACGAAGGCGGTGTGCCAGGACGGGTACTGCCCGGCCATCGTCGGCAACATCCTGGTCTACCGCGACACCCACCACTTCACCGCCACGTTCGCCCGCAGCCTGGCGCCCGCACTCGAGAAGGATCTGCGCAAGAGCCTGCACTGGTGGTGATCGACATCGCCGCGCAAAACACTTCGTCAACCTAAACAGTTCAGGTGGCTCCCAGGTTCACCCGTTAAGGTGAACAGATGTCTTTTTCGCGGCCATGCGCCGCGGGCGACGCCGGATCACCGGGCGTTGCCACGCAATCTCTGAGGGGTTCAGCGATGACCAGCACGACGGCCACGCGGGTTTCCGCGCGCGACGACGCCGTGTCCGACGCTGCGCCGAAACCGAAGGCGAAGCGCTCTTACCTGCACCATCTGGATTTGATCCGGGCGACCACCTTCGCCTTGGTGATCTTCATCCACGTCCTCACCCAGACGACCGACGAGGTCAACAGCGTCGGGGTGTCCACCACCGGGCTGTTCCTGCACTTCACGCGGAACATGTTCTTCGCGCTGACCGGCTTTGTGCTGACCTACCAGTACTTCGGTCGGCAGGACTTCTCCACCTGGTCGTTCTGGCGGCGGCGCATCAAGCTCGTCCTGTACCCCTACGTCATCTTCACGACGATCTATTTCGCGGTGAAGATCCTGCTTCCCCAGGGACGTCTCTCCGGCGACACGAAGGCGCTCGGCGGCTACCTGTGGGGCGGGCTGACCGGCTCCTCGTCGTTCCGCGACTTCCCGGCCGGCATCACCGGCACCCTCAAGGAGCTGGGTTGGAACCTGGGCTGGGGCCTGGGCGGCGGCGGGTTCCACATGTACTTCCTGTTCGTGATGGTCCAGGTGTACCTGCTCTTCCCACTGGTGCTCTGGCTGCTGCAGGTCACCAAGGGCTATCACGCCGCGCTGCTGGGCGCCGCCTTCGTCACGCAGATCTTTATCACCGTCACCATCACCCACTGGCTTCCGACGACCAGCCCGTGGTGGCACCACTACGCGACCTTCATCCCGTATCAGTTCTTCCTGTTCTACGGGGCGGTGGCCGCGGTCCATCGCGATGCGATTACCCGGGCGATCACCGGGCCGAACGCGCGCTATGTGGGCGCCGGCCTCGTCGTCGCCCTGATCGGCACCGCGACCTACGCTTTGCTCGCGTTCCGCGAGCGGTTGGCGAACTCGGACCTCCCCCCGAATGCTTCGGCGGGCGCCTTCGAACCGACCCTGCTGCCGTTCCTCGTCACCGCCATCGCCTGCCTATTCACGGTGGCCCTGCTCTGGGGCGAACGCTGGCGCGAGCACACGCCGCGCTTCGCGCGTTTCGTCTCCTTCGCGTCCAACCGCAGTTTCGGCGTCTTCCTCGTCCACGTCCTGGTGCTCTACTTCGTCCTCGGAATGCTGCCGCACGGGGAGAACGCCTGGCTCATCCGCACGCTGCCGCAGCCGCTGGGCACCGCCGTGGCCTACCTGTTGACGCTCGTCGGTTCGATCCTGCTCGTCGAGCTGCTGCGCCGCCTGCCCGGCTCGCTGTACCTCACCGGGCGCGAGCGGCTCCCACTGCCGGCGCTGCGCCTCCCCAAGCGCAAGCCCGCGGCACCCGCGGAGTCCCAGGCGTCAGCGGTCACTTCGGGGTCCCGGGCGTCAGAACCGACAACAGCGCCCTCGGCCTAGCCAACAGCGTCTCGCGCACGTGGTTGCGCACGATGGTCCACCCGGCACAGTCCGGACAGGCCGCCGCGACGCCGGTCGGGTCCGGCCCGTACGCCCGACACAGCGCGATCGCCCGGTCCAGGTGGAAGTCCTGGGTCACCACCACCACCCGCGACAACCCGAACTCGGTTCGCGCCCGGACACAGCTGCGCGCCGTGTCGTATCCGGCCGGGTCGTCGCGAATCGCCGACGACGGGATCCCGGCCGCCTCCAGATACGCGCGCATGACCGCCGTCTCGCTGCCCAGCCGCGCCGCACCGTTGCCGGAATTGAGGATCTGCGACACCCGCCCGGAGCGGTACAGGGCCACCGCGGTATCCAGCCGGGCGCGCACGTAATCACCGGGTTCGCCGTCGCTGACCTTCGCGCCGAGGACCAGGGCGGTCGACCCGGGCGGGACCGCATCCGCGTCGACCACCCGTCCGCGCGCGGCGACGTAGACCCATGTCGCCGAGGCCGCCACCACCGCCTCGGCGAGGATCGCCACGACGAGGATCAGGCGCGCCACCGGCCCCATCCGCGCATTGTCCACCCGCCCACCGTACGGTGATGCGCGGCACTCGGTAACGCCCACGCCGCGACGGCCGATGTAGTTAGTCTGAGCCGACACCCGCCTCACGAAGGGAAATCTCCGATGCAGTACATGCCGGTCACCTCGTCGATGTTTCTGATCGCGGAGACGCGCGAACAACCGATGCATGTGGGCGGTTTACAGCTGTTCATCCCGCGCGACGGACAGACTGCCGACGAACTCGCCGACGAGGTCATCGAGGCTTTCCACCGGGATATCGCGATCAGCGAACTCTTCCGCCGACGCCCGGCGCAACCGTTCAGCGTGGTCGGGTCGCTGGCCTGGAGCGTGGACGACGACATCGACCTGCACTACCACGTGCGGCGCATCGCCCTGCCCAAGCCCGGACGCATCCGCGAGCTGTTCCACTACGTCTCGCTGCACCACTCGACGCTGCTGGACCGGTCCCGGCCGATGTGGGAGGCCCACGTCATCGAAGGCCTGGCCGATGGCCGACTCGCGCTCTACACCAAGGTGCACCACTCCCTCGTCGACGGCGTCACGGCGCTACGGCTGCTCGAGCGGGCCCTGTCCGCGGACCCCGACGACCGCACCGGCACCGCCCCGTGGGACGCCGCGTTGAAGAAGCGGAAGACCGCGGCGAGCGCCGAACTCGATGCGTTGCCGCCGGCCCCGGTGGCCGACCCGCCGCCGGGGGGCGGCTTGCTCGACGGGTTGCGCAAGGGGATCGGTGCCGCCGCCGATGTCGCCGGCCAAGTCGCCGGAATGGTCCCGGCGGCCGGGCAGGTGGCGTGGAAGGCGTTGCGCGACGACGACTTCGTCTCCCCCGGCTACTTCGCACCCCGGTCCATCCTCGACGTCCCGATCGGCAGCGCCCGACGCTTCGCCGCCGACCAGTGGTCGATCACGCGGCTGCGGGCCGTCGCCGACGTCCTGGACGTCACCCTCAACGACATCGTCCTGGCCATGTGCAGTTCAGCCCTGCGCTCCTACCTCGTCGAGCAGAACGCCCTTCCGCCGGACCCACTGATCGCCATGGTGCCGGTGTCGATGCACGTCGGCGCCAACCACGACGGCAACGCGGTGAGCGCGGTGATGGCCAACCTGGCGACCAACGATCCCGACCCGGAGTCGCGACTGAAGACCCTGGTCGCCTCGATGCAGGCCAGCAAGAACGTGATCCGCGGTCTGCGCCCGCTCCAGGCGCTGGCGCTCGGCGCCGCGACGATCGCCCCGTTGGCGTTCATGAGCATCCCCGGGTTCGTCAGCTACACCCCGCCGCAGTTCAACCTGATCATCTCGAACGTCCCCGGCCCCAAGCAGGACATGTATTGGAACGGCGCGCGGCTCGACGGGGTGTACCCGGTGTCGATCGTCACCTCCGGCAATGCGCTGAACATCACCATTACCTCCGCCGCCGACCACATCGGATTCGGCCTCATCGGCGCCCGCGCCCAGCTGCCGAGTCTGCAGCGCCTGCTGGACTACCTGGAGGACGGATTGGTCGAGCTGGAAGGTGTTGCGCAGGTCACCGACCAGCGAAGTTAGGTAAGCCTGGGAGGCGCAACACCGGGTCGAGGAACTACCGTATTCACGACAGTATGTAGTACCCGCCACGCGGCGCGCGTCCGCTTCTGCCAGTCCCTGGGCGCGACGCCCCGCAGGGTGGGTTACGCACCTACGAAAGGCGAGGTGACATCGTTGAACGCAACGACGATCACTTTGGGGCTCATCGGCATCGCCATCAGCCTTCTCTGCTGGGCGAATTTCGGTCGCGGCGTTACGCGCATCGTGCGCACGGTGGCACAGGGCCAGCCCGCTCCGGGTCGATTCCTCCCGTTCTTCCCGCGTCTGTTCACGATGCTCAAGGAGTTCATCGGCCACACCCGGATGGTGAAGTTCCGCACCGTCGGCTGGGCGCACTGGTTGGTGATGATCGGCTTCCTGGGCGGCTTCCCCCTCTTCTTCGAGGCCTACGGCCAGTCGGTCAACCCGGAGTTCCACTGGCCGGTCTTCGGTGACACCTTCGGTTGGCACCTCTGGGACGAGATCCTCGGCATCGGCACCGTCGTCGGCATCGTCACGCTGATCATCATCCGCCAGCTGAACCACCCGCGCGTGCCGGCGCGGCTGTCCCGGTTCTCCGGTTCGCGGTTCATCCCGGCGTACACGATCGAGGCCATCGTCCTCGTCGAGGGCCTGGGCATGATCCTGGTGAAAGCCTCGAAGATCGCGACCTACCACCACAGCAACCCGGGCTCAGACTTCTTCACCATGCAGGTGGCCAAGCTGCTGCCCGCCAGCCCCACCCTGGTGGCCGTCTTCGCACTCATCAAGCTGCTGTCGGGCAGCCTGTTCCTGCTCCTGGTGGGTAACAACGTCAACTGGGGTGTCGCCTGGCACCGCTTCTCGTCGTTCCCCAACATCTTCTTCAAGCGCGAGGCCGACGGCGGCGTCGCGCTGGGTGCGCTGAAGCCGATGATGTCGGGCGGACGTGCGCTGACGATGGAGACCGCCGACCCCGACACCGACTCGTTCGGCGCCGGAAACATCGAGGATTTCAGCTGGAAGGGCTGGCTGGACTTCACCACCTGCACCGAGTGCGGCCGTTGCCAAAGCCAGTGCCCGGCGTGGAACACCGGCAAGCCGCTGAGCCCCAAGCTGCTCATCATGTCGCTGCGCGACCACGGTTATGCCAAGGCGCCCTACCTGTTGGCCGGTGGCCGCAAGGACATGGGCGGCGAGGAGGTCGGCCTGGTCGACGCCGACGGCAACGAGCTGACCGCCAAGCTCGACGCGATCCCGGCCGCGGCGCGCGCGGAGGCCGAGCGGCCCCTCGTCGGCGAGGCCGACGGCGACGGTGCGGGCGCGGTCATCGACACCGAGACGCTGTGGAGCTGTACCAACTGCGGCGCATGTGTCGAGCAGTGTCCGGTCGACATCGAGCACGTCGACCACATCGTCGACATGCGCCGCTACCAGGTCCTCATCGAGTCGGACTTCCCCACCGAATTGGCCGGGTTGTTCAAGAACCTGGAGAACAAGGGCAACCCGTGGGGCCAGAGCCCGTCGGCGCGTACCGCGTGGATCGACGAGATGGACATCCACATCCCGGTCTACGGCAAGGACGTCGACAGCTTCGCCGGCTACGAATACCTGTTCTGGGTTGGTTGCGCCGGCGCCTACGAGGACCGCGCCAAGAAGACCACCAAGGCCGTCGCCGAGCTCCTCGACGTCGCCGCGGTCAACTTCCTCGTCCTCGGCGAGGGCGAGACCTGTACCGGCGACTCGGCCCGCCGCGCCGGCAACGAGTTCCTGTTCCAGATGCTGGCGCAGCAGAACATCGAGCAGTTCGACGAGCTGTTCGCCACCGCCCCGACGCAGCGCAAGAAGATCGTCGTCACCTGTGCACACTGCTTCAACGCCCTGGGCAACGAGTACCCGCAGGTCGACGGGGAGCGCGGCCGATTCGAGGTCGTGCACCACACGCAGTTGCTCAACCGCCTGGTCCGCGAGAAGCGCCTGATCCCGGTGGCCCCGCCCGAGGGCGAGTCGGTCACCTACCACGACCCCTGCTTCTTGGGCCGCCACAACCAGGTCTACGACGCGCCGCGCGAGCTCGTCGAGGCGTCGGGTTCGACACTGACCGAGATGCCGCGTCACGGCGAGCGGTCCATGTGCTGTGGCGCCGGCGGCGCACGGATGTGGATGGAAGAGCAGATCGGCAAGCGGATCAACATCGACCGCGTCGACGAAGCCCTCGACACCCTCGAAAGCGGACCAGTGCTTACCGGCGAGAAGCAGAAGATCGCCACCGGCTGCCCGTTCTGCCGCGTGATGCTCACCGACGGCCTGACCGCTCAGACGTCGGGAACCGAGAAGGAAGACCAGATCGAGGTCGTCGACGTGGCGCAGCTCCTGCTGGAGGGCGTCCGCCGGGGTATCGAGCTCGAGGTGGTCCGCGAGGGCAAGGTTCGCGGCCCCGGCGACGTGGAGCAGCCGGTCGCACCGGTGGCCCTGGTCGAGGAACCGGCTCCCGCGCCGAAGCCGGTGGCCAAGCCCGCCGCCGCCGCACCCGCTGCGGCACCGGCGGCACCCGCCGCCGAGGCGAAGCCCGCCGCGAAGGGCTTC
This genomic interval carries:
- a CDS encoding (Fe-S)-binding protein, yielding MNATTITLGLIGIAISLLCWANFGRGVTRIVRTVAQGQPAPGRFLPFFPRLFTMLKEFIGHTRMVKFRTVGWAHWLVMIGFLGGFPLFFEAYGQSVNPEFHWPVFGDTFGWHLWDEILGIGTVVGIVTLIIIRQLNHPRVPARLSRFSGSRFIPAYTIEAIVLVEGLGMILVKASKIATYHHSNPGSDFFTMQVAKLLPASPTLVAVFALIKLLSGSLFLLLVGNNVNWGVAWHRFSSFPNIFFKREADGGVALGALKPMMSGGRALTMETADPDTDSFGAGNIEDFSWKGWLDFTTCTECGRCQSQCPAWNTGKPLSPKLLIMSLRDHGYAKAPYLLAGGRKDMGGEEVGLVDADGNELTAKLDAIPAAARAEAERPLVGEADGDGAGAVIDTETLWSCTNCGACVEQCPVDIEHVDHIVDMRRYQVLIESDFPTELAGLFKNLENKGNPWGQSPSARTAWIDEMDIHIPVYGKDVDSFAGYEYLFWVGCAGAYEDRAKKTTKAVAELLDVAAVNFLVLGEGETCTGDSARRAGNEFLFQMLAQQNIEQFDELFATAPTQRKKIVVTCAHCFNALGNEYPQVDGERGRFEVVHHTQLLNRLVREKRLIPVAPPEGESVTYHDPCFLGRHNQVYDAPRELVEASGSTLTEMPRHGERSMCCGAGGARMWMEEQIGKRINIDRVDEALDTLESGPVLTGEKQKIATGCPFCRVMLTDGLTAQTSGTEKEDQIEVVDVAQLLLEGVRRGIELEVVREGKVRGPGDVEQPVAPVALVEEPAPAPKPVAKPAAAAPAAAPAAPAAEAKPAAKGFGMKGGLKKAAAPAAAAPAAETPATEAPAAEPKAPAAKGFGMKGGMKGGMKKPGSPSAAAPAVATPAATAPAADAAPAEPKAPAAKGFGMKGGMKKPGQATAAPAAAAPAAAAPEPEAPTAEAPAAEETPAAEPKAPAAKGFGMKGGIRKPGQAKAAPAAAPAAAPEPAAAESAPEPAVSEASAQPEAPADPQPEAVAPAESTPAPAPKAKGFGMAPGKKGPGGG